GCCCTCGTCGCCGACGGCCACCACGCCCGCGCTGACGGCCTGGGCTCCCTGGCCGTAGTTTTTGGCCTCATTGCCGCCGCCATTGGCTTCCCCATCGGCGACGCCCTCGTCGGCCTGGGTATAACCCTGCTCATCGTCTATATCCTCATTCGCGAGGCCGGCCCCGCCGTCATCTCCCGCGCCGTTGACCGCATGGATCCCAGCCTCCTCCAGCAGGTCAACGAAGCCGCCCTGGCCATCCCCGGCGTCCGCCGCGTTTACGACGTGCGCGCCCGGTGGCTCGGCCACTCCCTCATCGCTGAGCTGAGCGTCGGCGTAAATCCAAACATCTCAGTGTCAGAAGGCCATCGCTTATCGCAGGAAGTCGAACACAAGCTGCTCCACGACATCTCCAAACTGCAGCGGTGTCTCGTCCACATCGAACCTTTCCCCGATGACGGCGCCCTCGTCCACGACATCACCGGCCATCACTTCGTCTCTAAGACGGACGAAACCCACGACCATGATCGCGAACATGCTCACAAAAAGGAATGAATTGTCATTCCTGTGAAAATAGACGCCGCACTAGCCCGTTTCCCTAGGTTTCTTTCTTTTTGAACGCACGATGCTAGTTAAGGTTAGAGGCGTATGAAGTGGTTGACAGCCACCAGGAAAATTCCTTCCCCCTTGATGGGGGAAGGCGCAGGTCGAAGACTCACCGTGGAGAGATGATGGTGAAACACTAGCTCAACGCTTCGTCCGCCAGGCCGCACAACACCTCCCACTGGCTTGTCCTTTCCCCCTCATATTTAGTACTAGTACCAAAAAACTAGCATCACTCATCTTGAGAGGAAGAATTGGATAGAAGGATGGACAAAAGTTGTAGATTGACGCCGCCAGTCTATGAGGACTTAGCGCAAGTTTCTGTTGAATCCGTCCCCCTAGACTGTTAGCATGGGACGCCATGTCAGACCCTAAAGCCCAGCACTCCCATCCCATAACGCCCCTCTTCGTCCTCGTCGCCGCCCTCTTTGTCACCACCCTCATCACCGCCAACATCATCGCCGTCAAGCTCATTGTCATCGCCGATGAGGTCCTCCCCGCCGCCATTGTCATCTTCCCAGTCAGCTATATCCTCGGCGACGTTCTTACCGAGGTGTTTGGCTTCCGACGCGCCCGGGCCGTCATATGGCTCGGCTTTCTGTGCAACCTCCTGGCCGTCGGCGGCATGTGGGTCGGCGGCCTGCTCCCCGCCGCCGGCTTCTGGCAGGAAAACGAGGCCGCCTACGACACCATCCTCGGCTACACACCCCGACTCCTGGCCGCCTCTTTCACCGCTTACCTGATAGGCGAGTTCGCCAACTCCATAATATTGTCCCGCATGAAGGTGGCGACAAAGGGACGCTGGCTCTGGATGCGCACCATCGGCTCCACCATCGTCGGCCAGGGCCTGGACTCCGCTATCTTTATCACCATCGCCTTCGCCGGCGAGGTCCCTGACCTGTGGCGCCTGGTCTGGATCCAGTGGCTCGCCAAAGTCATATATGAAGTCGCCGCCACGCCCCTCACCTATCTGGTGGTCACCTACCTCAAACGATGGGAA
This region of SAR202 cluster bacterium genomic DNA includes:
- a CDS encoding cation transporter, coding for MAHQHTHQDAFLADTVQGLRASRLTFFALLAAAVGEAVVVYFTDSAGLLADTLHGGSNAATTVPLWIAFALGKRRANQRYPYGYSRMEDLAGLIILGFIAISAVVVGYQSVDKLINREEPHNLALGMAAGAATFIVAELVAQYRVRVGKQIGSAALVADGHHARADGLGSLAVVFGLIAAAIGFPIGDALVGLGITLLIVYILIREAGPAVISRAVDRMDPSLLQQVNEAALAIPGVRRVYDVRARWLGHSLIAELSVGVNPNISVSEGHRLSQEVEHKLLHDISKLQRCLVHIEPFPDDGALVHDITGHHFVSKTDETHDHDREHAHKKE
- a CDS encoding queuosine precursor transporter, whose protein sequence is MSDPKAQHSHPITPLFVLVAALFVTTLITANIIAVKLIVIADEVLPAAIVIFPVSYILGDVLTEVFGFRRARAVIWLGFLCNLLAVGGMWVGGLLPAAGFWQENEAAYDTILGYTPRLLAASFTAYLIGEFANSIILSRMKVATKGRWLWMRTIGSTIVGQGLDSAIFITIAFAGEVPDLWRLVWIQWLAKVIYEVAATPLTYLVVTYLKRWERVDVYDRGVSLNPLPAFDQKLGRQVS